In the genome of Nakaseomyces glabratus chromosome C, complete sequence, the window TTATTTACTGTTATTCATTCCCTAAAAATGTTAAGGAAATGCTCATAAGATATGATATGATGTTGGCATTGCCTCTATATATTCTAGATTGGATTGTTCCATACATCTGATATTCTGTTCAACCTCTCCTTTTCCTCACCTTCAAACTTTAAGATCAGAGCTTTAGTGTCAACTTTCTTAGCAAGACCGCAGTACATGTATGATTGACAATCAGGTATTTGCATCCATTCATTTTTCTCGACTTCAGGTATAATAAATCCTGTTATCTCCACTTTAGTCTTGTATATTCTAGCCATATTATCATATGATTGgtatttttgaatgaagTAGTCTTGGTTTTTTGGAGTGTAGTCCTTTTTAGCAAAATCAGGGAATTTGCAGAATCTTAAACCACCATTAGACCATAGTACCCTGTTATTTTCATCCAAGTGACCCATTTGGGCTGAACAAATAAAGTTCACTCTTTGATCTATATTATATCCTATTGGTCCAATAATACCGGCATCACGTGGATCAATTATAAAATCTGCGCCAGTAGCAAATGCTCCCATCATAAACATCTCCTTATCTCCGTAAGCGCATCTACCAAATCTACCGTTAGTATAGAAAATCTCACCCATAATTAGGCTGTGCAACTTCTGTTTCTTGTTCAACACTATTATACCACTATCGATGTTGTGAACCTTCAGTTCATTGAAAAAACGATGGAAAGCTCTTTCTTCTGATGATCtcaccttcttcttggCCAGACTATTGATTCTGAATTTCAACTCAGTGCCTAATAAATTATGCTCTTCCAAAGATGGTTCAAGATAAACACCTAAATTTGAGCAGAACTTATGTGTATCAGAACCTCTATTTCTATCTCTCCAGAATTGGAGCCCTGTATCCTTATATCCCTtgagattgaaaaattcATCCAAAGACACATAAGGTACTACGTCAGCATCGAGCAACAGgacttcttcaaaagtatTAAACATTGCagcaaaaaatttattgtGGAATGATGTAATTTGTTCCCTTGCAAACTTCTCATCAAGTATAGGACTCAAATCAACAATAGACACTGCTTGGTTTGTTTCAATAGCAGTTTTCTTAATTTGCTCAATTAGTGGTGAAGTCAGCTCTCCCCCCTTTTGTATGACTTGAATAGGGTATGTGTTTCCAAGTTCTTTTAACACTCTAAATAGACGAATCATAAACTCCACATCATCAGGGTTGACAGTGATCGCTATACCTTTACCATTAGCTAATTGCCTCCAATTAGCCATAAAGTTTGCATTGAAATCTTGTGGTGACTTAGTTGTAGTTGGTTCACTGATTATTTCTTCTGTGTTCAAATTCTGTATTATTGGATACAAATATTTGGCGTCAGTTTTTGTTACTTGCTTTAAGAAGATGAACATCCTACTTTGGAAGTCAAAAGCATCATATGAAGATAGTCCAGCATCCTTTAAGACTTCGGTTACGTCAAGACCACCCTCTAGGAAACAGTAATTGTAGATTCTAATTCTCTCAACTGAAACTTGCatattaatttcatcaacCCTAACTTTCTTGTGCGCGGCCACAATTTCATTGTTCGACCAATCAGGCGTTGCGTAAAGACCCTTGATTAATTGAGGGCATTGGTCTTTCCTATTAGCTTGCGCCCAGTGTGCAAGCACTTTTCTTTCCCTAGCATCCTTACCGTTTCCCAAGAAAGGTATTAGCTTCAGTAATGAGAACGAGttagcttcttcttctgctatCTCAATTCTCTTCGAAAGATCACTAAATGGTGATTTATCGAAAACTTGCTTCAACT includes:
- a CDS encoding alpha-mannosyltransferase (CAGL0C04004g~Has domain(s) with predicted transferase activity, transferring glycosyl groups activity and role in protein glycosylation), which encodes MQPIMKFRLRRQSRKYVLIFLAACTLIFILYPTKQTFQEQHSTSDSRKKSTSSDYSLKLKQVFDKSPFSDLSKRIEIAEEEANSFSLLKLIPFLGNGKDARERKVLAHWAQANRKDQCPQLIKGLYATPDWSNNEIVAAHKKVRVDEINMQVSVERIRIYNYCFLEGGLDVTEVLKDAGLSSYDAFDFQSRMFIFLKQVTKTDAKYLYPIIQNLNTEEIISEPTTTKSPQDFNANFMANWRQLANGKGIAITVNPDDVEFMIRLFRVLKELGNTYPIQVIQKGGELTSPLIEQIKKTAIETNQAVSIVDLSPILDEKFAREQITSFHNKFFAAMFNTFEEVLLLDADVVPYVSLDEFFNLKGYKDTGLQFWRDRNRGSDTHKFCSNLGVYLEPSLEEHNLLGTELKFRINSLAKKKVRSSEERAFHRFFNELKVHNIDSGIIVLNKKQKLHSLIMGEIFYTNGRFGRCAYGDKEMFMMGAFATGADFIIDPRDAGIIGPIGYNIDQRVNFICSAQMGHLDENNRVLWSNGGLRFCKFPDFAKKDYTPKNQDYFIQKYQSYDNMARIYKTKVEITGFIIPEVEKNEWMQIPDCQSYMYCGLAKKVDTKALILKFEGEEKERLNRISDVWNNPI